One stretch of Rosistilla oblonga DNA includes these proteins:
- a CDS encoding alpha/beta hydrolase, with product MTASPFGLLIGLLLSLILVPAQLLAQQSAPPSQLQAAPPAAPSAIATPIETPAADGAASGEAAIGDSLLAEPTESVAEDVVGKEAVAAELETAPLAEFDVRSLDQVWTISSRCVGSHHAPVQSLQFRRRIEGNRWQTESAESFFADNAGPLPMRTILFVHGNRTPEVKALRRGLQTYDQTVLNWQRPDSAVRFVIWMWPADKISGQLRDVRVKAARADLHAFHLARVITEIQPQQQVSVIGYSFGGRLAVGAMHLLGGGSLCGSRLPMTDPELPWINLALLAPAIRNDCFVTSRNAALRPVDHLFVLHNSRDQYLKLYRFLKLDNHTPALGYTGLCGLGRHQLASDRVHQYDAARSVGSDHNYLEYVADRRIESLVRQNIFFDTGAVPPHAVGHPHVGGQPEIRSLRMAN from the coding sequence ATGACGGCGTCTCCATTTGGTTTGCTCATCGGACTGTTGTTGTCCCTGATCCTGGTCCCCGCTCAATTGCTGGCTCAGCAGTCGGCCCCGCCATCGCAGCTTCAGGCCGCTCCGCCAGCGGCCCCTTCGGCGATTGCGACACCAATCGAAACGCCGGCCGCCGACGGCGCGGCATCAGGCGAAGCTGCGATCGGGGATTCTCTGCTTGCCGAGCCGACCGAATCGGTCGCCGAAGATGTCGTCGGTAAAGAGGCTGTTGCGGCAGAGCTCGAGACGGCGCCGCTTGCGGAGTTTGATGTCCGTTCGTTGGATCAGGTCTGGACGATCAGCAGCCGCTGCGTCGGGTCGCACCATGCGCCGGTCCAGTCGCTTCAGTTTCGTCGACGCATCGAGGGGAATCGTTGGCAGACGGAGTCGGCAGAGAGCTTCTTCGCCGACAACGCCGGTCCGCTTCCGATGCGAACGATTCTCTTTGTTCATGGCAATCGTACGCCCGAGGTGAAGGCGTTGCGGCGTGGGTTGCAGACATACGACCAAACCGTTCTGAACTGGCAACGCCCCGACTCCGCCGTCCGTTTTGTGATCTGGATGTGGCCGGCCGATAAGATCAGTGGCCAGTTACGAGACGTCCGCGTCAAAGCGGCGCGAGCCGACTTGCACGCGTTCCATCTGGCCCGCGTTATTACCGAGATCCAACCGCAACAACAGGTATCGGTGATTGGATACAGCTTTGGTGGCCGGCTGGCTGTCGGAGCGATGCATCTACTGGGCGGCGGATCGTTGTGCGGTTCTCGGTTGCCCATGACCGATCCGGAACTCCCTTGGATCAACCTGGCCCTGTTGGCTCCTGCAATTCGTAACGATTGCTTCGTGACAAGCCGCAACGCGGCACTACGTCCAGTCGATCACCTGTTCGTTTTGCACAACTCTCGCGACCAGTACCTGAAGCTTTATCGCTTTCTGAAATTGGATAACCACACGCCCGCTCTCGGTTATACCGGGCTCTGCGGTCTTGGCCGACATCAGCTTGCCAGCGATCGCGTCCACCAATACGACGCAGCTCGCAGTGTGGGGAGCGATCATAATTATCTCGAATACGTCGCCGATCGGCGGATCGAATCGCTCGTCCGGCAGAATATCTTCTTCGATACCGGAGCGGTGCCGCCGCACGCAGTTGGGCATCCGCACGTCGGCGGACAGCCTGAGATCCGCAGCTTGCGGATGGCGAACTAG
- a CDS encoding PAS domain-containing protein, protein MNDIDSSTDRSNHATAPLIVGVGASAGGLEAFKELLEAIGDAAGLAIVFVQHQDPSSKSLLSSVLAHWTDLEVVELSGRMRLAAGKLYVCPPNKLLELERGVVEVVDRPRTLRPSTPIDSVFDAIAEDQRDRGVGVILSGAGSDGTLGLKAIGDRGGLTFAQKPESAKFDSMPHSAATTGVADHVLTPAEIARELLQYRQHLLGLQVGPEKPRLRDQIEEAIPAITQTLFDATQHDFQHYKFNTLTRRIQRRMQVLKIGLASDYVDYLQHHEEEAKTLFNELLIGVTTFFRDPEAFEALAQHVLPKLFDQRGPNDCVRIWVAGCANGSEAYTMAILCCEAMDRLAEPPQVQIFATDIDERALAVARTGTYPVGIEEHVSAERLQRFFVKRGNTYHATKQIQDLVLFSTHNLIHDPPFSRQDLICCRNLLIYLGPHLQNKLIPLFHYALRPSGYLFLGPSENITSHGELFRPIDARLRISQRKGTAMQSTDTSTRRPRMPKPSNPSSLPDASVDLTEMMQKIALDEFTPETAVIDATGQILTSSSNIKKYLNFSGGPIQTSIIKLADSGLRIGLRAAIAEAKKLRRRVEHENLSIRVGELVQRVMLTVQPMPQLGEDEPLLMVVFHDVGLPFRREDVDASAGSGESDADAIISQMERELETLRSDLDRSMQDMEAANEELKSSNEELLSMNEELQSANEELETSKEEIRLGSDATARSNADLENLLRSTQIATVFLDQHLSIRSYTPAICEIYGLISTDVGRPLEMFVPSVEQMPPLPDPTTIHDGEVIEHTVVARSGKSFIRRVLPYRSHTGEADGLVVTFTDVSELRNSHELFQSLVDVSAQIVWIASAEGNIIEDSPSWRAFTGQTFEQWKGRGWADVIHPDDRDATLTVWQTSLDTGEAFSGEYRLLHHSGDWKWHHVRAVPQRRHDGTIRRWVGMNIDIDARKRLELNLGFLADLQAQFSPLMSDTDLMKVAVQRTAEYLGLSRCCLVEFDEATENAEVIYEHCDEGLTSIVGRHDSAKFHSETERRNLLAGRQIYSCDTQSGSIDPAVAENLRAIQVAAFCNSAYVTDLPTRFVLSAVKSEPYVWQPDDLRLLQEIVDRLGIRIERARAEMETKRREAHLRRVINNQLGLVGVIGLDGKLWEVDDRSMSIAGLTREDVIGKHFAECPWWTYDDRVAQRIQEAMDQAFAGQRVRFDVGLYAKGDSRLMIDFMIAPVLDENGRVEYLIPSGVDISDRKAAEDQVRAHAEQLSAERTKLLALLEDYQKNEQYLKLSLNAGRLGSWQWIPRENQLLLSDELLEIFGMNAEHYDGAFESSLQIIHPDDRDFAASQLRALLEGTSDEFRFDWRIVRADNGKVCWTETRGLVTRDSQGYPQSLTGITSDVTDRKKADLALIESNQRMSMALKAGGMAAWEWSEEKSVWEPAMFALLGIEPVENPTIDLFFQYVYPDDVSALRHVWGQSAADREDYDTEFRIVRSNGEIRWMAGVGTVICDDHGNVVRMHGLNWDITDEKQSELAIKLSEERLRSAAEAAGFGMLHADLVKGTVTYSQELERLVGVSSVDNETEIRVDEMLNWVHPDDREACARHYRDLVEHPDTATRSIDHRIVCPNGDTRWVRLQAKPLFADDDPGEEGNRRATQLIGTLLDITQQRQFEQSLKEAREQAVAANESKSAFLANMSHEIRTPMTAILGYTDLIAEKVNDDETLAHVRTIRRNGDFLLDIINDILDISKIEAGKFEISHERFAPNRLVEDVRSIMEVRASERKLELDVEYQGLIPSEIQSDPKRLKQILINLVGNAIKFTTEGRVNILVRFLQGQSPRLQFDVVDSGIGMSERQKRRLFQPFSQGDGNVNREFGGTGLGLAISKRLTEMLGGEISVRSNLSQGSTFTVTIATGDVQEVPMIQPRLACEASPSDTATSEIRLDCGVLVVDDRRDIRFLSKLLLTKAGARVDEAEDGEVALQMVRERRNQGGEYDLILLDMQMPRLDGYQTAEQLRRMDYTGPIIALTADAMQGDMSRCIESGCNDYLSKPINVERLTEMVHRFTTAQEA, encoded by the coding sequence ATGAATGACATCGATAGTTCAACCGATCGTTCGAATCACGCCACGGCGCCGTTGATCGTTGGCGTAGGGGCGTCGGCTGGTGGATTGGAAGCGTTTAAAGAGTTGCTCGAAGCGATCGGCGACGCTGCGGGGCTGGCGATCGTTTTTGTCCAGCATCAGGACCCGTCCAGCAAATCGTTGTTGTCGTCGGTGCTGGCGCATTGGACCGATTTGGAGGTCGTCGAGCTTTCCGGCCGCATGCGGTTGGCGGCGGGTAAACTGTATGTGTGTCCGCCAAACAAATTGCTGGAACTAGAGCGTGGAGTCGTCGAAGTTGTCGATCGCCCGAGGACGCTGCGACCGTCGACTCCGATCGATTCTGTCTTCGATGCGATCGCCGAGGATCAACGAGACCGTGGGGTTGGGGTGATTCTTTCGGGGGCGGGAAGCGATGGGACTTTGGGGCTCAAGGCGATCGGAGATCGCGGTGGTCTAACGTTTGCCCAGAAGCCCGAGTCAGCAAAGTTTGATTCGATGCCTCACAGCGCTGCGACGACCGGCGTGGCTGATCATGTGTTGACGCCGGCGGAGATCGCTCGCGAATTGTTGCAATACCGTCAGCATTTGCTGGGGCTGCAAGTGGGACCGGAAAAACCGCGGTTGCGGGATCAGATCGAAGAGGCGATTCCTGCGATCACCCAAACTCTGTTTGATGCGACTCAGCACGACTTTCAGCACTACAAGTTCAATACGCTCACCCGCCGTATTCAGCGACGGATGCAAGTCCTGAAGATCGGACTGGCCAGCGATTACGTCGACTACTTGCAGCATCATGAAGAGGAAGCCAAAACGCTGTTCAACGAATTGTTGATCGGTGTGACGACCTTCTTTCGCGATCCGGAGGCGTTTGAAGCGTTGGCGCAGCACGTGTTGCCTAAGCTGTTCGATCAACGGGGGCCTAACGATTGCGTGCGGATCTGGGTTGCGGGATGTGCTAACGGATCCGAGGCGTACACGATGGCGATCTTGTGCTGCGAAGCGATGGACCGTTTGGCGGAACCGCCGCAGGTGCAGATATTCGCCACCGATATCGATGAACGTGCGCTGGCGGTTGCCCGGACGGGAACCTACCCCGTGGGGATCGAAGAACATGTCTCCGCCGAACGCCTGCAGCGTTTTTTCGTCAAACGAGGCAACACTTATCATGCGACCAAGCAGATCCAAGACTTGGTGCTCTTTTCGACGCACAATCTGATCCACGATCCTCCCTTCTCCCGACAGGATCTGATCTGTTGTCGCAATCTGCTGATCTACCTCGGTCCGCACCTGCAGAACAAATTGATACCGCTGTTCCACTACGCTCTGCGGCCGTCGGGGTATTTGTTTCTGGGGCCCAGCGAAAACATCACCTCCCATGGGGAACTGTTTCGTCCGATCGATGCCAGGCTGCGGATCTCGCAGCGTAAGGGGACCGCGATGCAGTCGACCGACACGTCGACTCGCCGCCCGCGGATGCCGAAGCCGTCAAATCCTTCGTCGCTGCCCGATGCATCGGTCGATCTGACGGAGATGATGCAGAAGATCGCGTTAGACGAATTCACCCCCGAGACCGCTGTGATCGATGCCACGGGGCAGATCTTGACCAGCTCGTCGAACATCAAGAAGTACCTGAACTTCTCCGGTGGCCCGATCCAAACCAGCATCATCAAATTGGCTGACAGCGGATTGCGGATCGGTCTGCGGGCTGCAATTGCTGAGGCGAAGAAACTGCGGCGGCGGGTGGAGCATGAAAATTTATCGATCCGCGTCGGCGAACTGGTCCAGCGCGTGATGCTGACTGTTCAACCGATGCCTCAGTTGGGCGAAGACGAACCGCTGCTGATGGTCGTCTTTCACGACGTTGGACTCCCCTTTCGCCGCGAAGACGTCGACGCTTCCGCCGGCAGCGGCGAGAGTGATGCCGATGCGATCATCAGTCAAATGGAACGCGAGCTGGAGACGTTGCGCAGCGATCTCGATCGGTCGATGCAAGACATGGAAGCGGCGAATGAGGAGCTGAAGTCGTCCAACGAAGAACTGCTGTCGATGAATGAGGAACTGCAATCGGCAAACGAGGAACTGGAGACTTCGAAAGAAGAGATCCGCCTGGGCAGCGATGCGACGGCGCGGTCCAACGCCGATCTCGAAAACCTGCTCCGCAGCACCCAGATCGCCACGGTCTTCCTGGATCAACATCTGTCGATCCGCAGCTATACTCCGGCGATTTGTGAAATCTATGGATTGATCAGTACCGACGTCGGCCGACCCTTGGAGATGTTTGTCCCCAGTGTCGAACAGATGCCGCCACTGCCCGATCCGACAACGATCCACGACGGGGAAGTCATCGAACACACCGTTGTCGCGCGATCGGGGAAATCGTTTATCCGCCGCGTGTTGCCCTACCGCTCGCATACCGGAGAGGCGGATGGTTTGGTCGTGACCTTTACCGATGTCAGCGAACTGCGAAACAGCCATGAATTGTTTCAATCGTTGGTCGATGTCTCCGCCCAGATCGTTTGGATCGCAAGTGCGGAGGGGAATATCATCGAGGATTCGCCCAGCTGGCGAGCTTTCACCGGGCAGACGTTCGAACAGTGGAAGGGCCGCGGGTGGGCCGATGTGATTCATCCCGATGATCGCGACGCGACGCTAACCGTCTGGCAGACCAGTCTCGACACGGGCGAAGCCTTTTCGGGCGAGTATCGGTTGCTGCATCATTCGGGCGATTGGAAGTGGCATCATGTTCGCGCGGTCCCGCAGCGTCGGCACGATGGTACGATTCGCCGCTGGGTCGGAATGAACATCGACATCGATGCGCGGAAACGACTGGAACTGAACCTCGGTTTTCTCGCCGACTTGCAAGCGCAGTTCAGCCCCTTGATGTCGGACACCGACTTGATGAAGGTCGCGGTCCAGCGGACGGCTGAGTATCTGGGGCTCTCGCGGTGTTGTCTGGTCGAGTTCGATGAGGCGACCGAAAACGCAGAAGTGATTTATGAGCACTGCGACGAAGGGCTTACCAGTATCGTTGGCAGGCACGACTCCGCAAAATTCCACAGCGAAACCGAGCGTCGGAACCTGCTTGCCGGTCGCCAGATCTATTCCTGCGATACGCAGAGTGGTTCGATCGACCCGGCGGTTGCCGAGAACCTCCGGGCTATCCAGGTCGCCGCGTTTTGCAACTCCGCCTACGTGACCGATCTGCCGACACGATTTGTCCTCAGTGCGGTTAAGTCAGAACCCTACGTCTGGCAGCCCGATGACCTGCGGCTGTTGCAGGAGATCGTCGACCGCTTGGGGATCCGCATCGAGCGGGCTCGAGCCGAGATGGAGACGAAACGCCGCGAAGCCCATCTGCGACGCGTGATCAATAACCAATTGGGATTGGTTGGTGTGATCGGGCTCGATGGCAAGCTTTGGGAAGTCGACGATCGGTCGATGAGCATTGCGGGGTTAACGCGGGAGGATGTGATTGGAAAACACTTCGCCGAGTGCCCGTGGTGGACCTATGACGACCGCGTGGCCCAGCGTATTCAAGAAGCGATGGATCAAGCCTTTGCCGGCCAGCGGGTCAGGTTCGACGTGGGGCTTTATGCGAAGGGCGATAGCCGTTTGATGATCGATTTCATGATCGCGCCGGTCTTGGATGAAAACGGTCGGGTCGAATATCTGATTCCATCGGGAGTCGATATCAGCGATCGCAAGGCAGCGGAGGATCAGGTCCGGGCGCACGCCGAACAACTGTCGGCCGAACGGACCAAGTTGCTCGCTTTGTTGGAAGACTATCAGAAGAACGAACAGTACCTGAAACTGTCGCTCAACGCGGGGCGGTTGGGCAGCTGGCAATGGATTCCGCGCGAAAACCAGCTCCTATTGTCGGATGAACTGCTCGAGATTTTTGGGATGAACGCGGAACATTACGACGGAGCGTTTGAGTCGTCGTTGCAGATCATCCATCCCGACGATCGCGATTTCGCAGCGTCCCAGCTGCGGGCGTTGTTGGAAGGGACAAGCGATGAGTTTCGGTTCGATTGGCGGATCGTGCGAGCGGATAACGGGAAGGTCTGTTGGACCGAAACCCGTGGCTTGGTGACTCGTGATTCGCAAGGCTATCCTCAATCTCTGACCGGCATCACCAGCGATGTGACCGATCGCAAGAAAGCCGATCTGGCGTTGATCGAAAGCAACCAGCGGATGTCGATGGCTCTTAAAGCGGGAGGCATGGCGGCTTGGGAATGGTCCGAGGAGAAAAGCGTTTGGGAACCGGCGATGTTCGCGCTGCTGGGGATCGAACCTGTTGAGAATCCGACGATCGATCTGTTCTTTCAGTACGTTTATCCCGACGACGTGTCGGCGTTGCGTCATGTGTGGGGCCAGTCGGCTGCGGATCGAGAGGATTACGATACCGAGTTTCGGATCGTCCGTTCCAACGGCGAGATCCGCTGGATGGCTGGCGTTGGGACGGTGATTTGCGACGATCACGGCAACGTCGTCCGAATGCATGGACTGAACTGGGACATCACCGACGAAAAACAATCGGAACTGGCGATCAAGCTGAGCGAAGAGCGATTGCGAAGCGCAGCCGAAGCGGCTGGTTTTGGGATGTTGCATGCCGATCTCGTCAAAGGAACCGTCACCTACTCGCAGGAACTGGAGCGGTTGGTGGGAGTCTCCAGCGTCGATAACGAGACCGAGATCCGGGTCGATGAGATGTTGAACTGGGTCCATCCGGACGACCGCGAGGCTTGCGCCCGGCACTACCGCGATCTCGTGGAACATCCCGATACGGCGACTCGCAGCATCGATCATCGGATCGTTTGTCCCAATGGCGACACGCGGTGGGTGCGTTTGCAGGCCAAGCCGCTGTTTGCCGATGACGATCCGGGAGAAGAGGGTAATCGCAGGGCGACGCAGTTGATCGGCACGTTGTTGGACATCACGCAACAGCGGCAGTTCGAACAGTCCTTAAAAGAAGCCCGCGAACAAGCGGTCGCTGCCAACGAATCCAAGAGTGCCTTTTTGGCGAACATGAGCCACGAGATCCGCACCCCGATGACGGCGATCTTGGGCTACACCGATTTGATTGCCGAGAAGGTCAACGATGACGAGACTCTGGCGCACGTTCGCACGATCCGGCGCAACGGCGATTTTTTATTGGATATCATCAACGACATCTTGGACATTTCCAAGATCGAAGCCGGCAAATTCGAGATCAGCCACGAGCGGTTTGCTCCCAACCGGTTGGTCGAAGATGTGCGTTCGATCATGGAGGTGCGGGCGTCCGAACGCAAATTGGAACTGGATGTCGAATATCAAGGTCTGATCCCGTCGGAAATTCAAAGCGATCCCAAACGACTCAAACAGATCCTCATCAATTTGGTCGGCAACGCGATCAAATTCACCACCGAAGGCCGAGTGAATATCCTCGTCCGCTTTCTCCAGGGCCAATCGCCGCGGTTGCAGTTCGACGTGGTCGATTCGGGCATCGGCATGTCCGAGAGGCAGAAGCGTCGGTTGTTCCAGCCCTTCTCGCAGGGAGACGGAAACGTCAACCGCGAGTTTGGTGGCACCGGATTGGGGCTGGCGATCAGCAAGCGTTTGACGGAGATGCTGGGCGGCGAGATCTCGGTCCGCAGCAATCTCAGCCAAGGCAGTACGTTCACCGTGACAATCGCCACCGGGGACGTTCAAGAGGTGCCGATGATTCAACCTCGGTTGGCCTGCGAGGCATCGCCAAGCGACACCGCGACCAGCGAAATTCGTCTGGACTGTGGCGTCTTGGTCGTCGATGACCGCCGCGATATTCGCTTTCTCAGCAAGCTGTTGTTGACCAAGGCGGGGGCTCGCGTCGATGAAGCCGAAGATGGTGAGGTCGCGCTGCAGATGGTTCGAGAGAGACGGAACCAAGGGGGCGAATACGATCTAATCCTATTGGACATGCAGATGCCGCGATTGGATGGCTATCAGACCGCGGAACAACTGCGGCGGATGGACTACACCGGGCCGATCATCGCGCTGACCGCCGATGCGATGCAGGGGGACATGTCGCGTTGCATCGAATCGGGCTGCAATGACTACCTCAGTAAACCGATCAACGTCGAACGACTTACCGAAATGGTTCACCGCTTCACCACGGCGCAAGAAGCTTGA
- a CDS encoding N-formylglutamate amidohydrolase, which yields MELILTCEHATNHIPSQYEHLFVDARSVLQGHRGWDPGTLALGRMLQRRFSAVLFRTTVSRLLVEVNRSANHRQLFSQYSRSLDQRDKATILQRYYWPYRQRVEEWIEDRVAAAIPVLHLSLHSFVPELDGQVRTAELGLLYDPRRPAEKALCDRWRDALKISRPDLRTRRNYPYLGRSDGLTTALRQRFPDPYYIGIEVEVNQALVGPASGWQRLKRDLAATLQATLEKS from the coding sequence ATGGAGTTGATTTTGACTTGCGAGCACGCGACGAATCATATCCCTTCCCAATACGAACATCTGTTTGTCGATGCCCGATCGGTGCTGCAGGGGCATCGCGGCTGGGACCCTGGCACGCTCGCTCTGGGCCGGATGCTGCAGCGGCGATTTTCCGCAGTCCTGTTTCGCACAACGGTCTCGCGACTGTTGGTCGAAGTCAATCGATCTGCGAATCATCGGCAGTTGTTTTCGCAGTACAGCCGATCGCTCGATCAACGCGACAAAGCGACGATCCTGCAACGTTACTATTGGCCCTATCGCCAGAGAGTCGAAGAATGGATCGAGGATCGCGTCGCGGCGGCGATTCCCGTTTTGCATCTATCGCTGCACTCCTTCGTTCCCGAACTCGATGGGCAGGTGCGGACCGCCGAGCTCGGATTGTTGTACGATCCGCGGCGGCCGGCTGAAAAAGCGCTTTGCGATCGCTGGCGAGATGCTTTGAAGATCAGCCGCCCCGATCTGCGGACTCGCCGAAATTATCCCTATCTCGGACGGTCCGACGGTTTGACGACTGCGCTGCGACAGCGATTTCCCGATCCGTATTACATCGGCATTGAAGTGGAGGTTAACCAGGCGTTGGTTGGCCCGGCGAGCGGCTGGCAGCGGTTGAAACGGGACCTCGCCGCCACGCTGCAGGCGACTTTGGAGAAGTCTTGA
- a CDS encoding response regulator: MPNSEQPKRCVIADDVRASREILKSWLSDCNFECSLATDGNEAWEMIQRAPTDMLITDIEMPNCCGLELLQRIRADPSPQIQSIPVLMITSLHDGQIQQTIRRLGGNGLLAKPLDQYSTYSIVLAVLAAGDDRDSLLVSDPNGKINGDGLVSPTFRRLLKPLFASEP, from the coding sequence ATGCCGAACTCCGAACAACCCAAACGCTGTGTGATCGCGGACGACGTTCGAGCATCACGCGAGATCTTGAAATCTTGGCTGAGCGATTGCAACTTCGAATGCAGCTTGGCAACCGACGGCAACGAAGCCTGGGAGATGATCCAGCGAGCGCCAACCGATATGCTGATCACCGACATCGAGATGCCCAACTGCTGCGGGCTGGAATTGTTGCAGCGGATCCGCGCCGATCCGTCGCCGCAAATTCAATCGATCCCCGTGTTGATGATCACCAGTCTTCACGACGGGCAGATCCAGCAGACGATTCGCCGCTTGGGAGGCAACGGTCTGCTAGCGAAACCATTGGACCAGTATTCAACCTATTCGATCGTGTTGGCGGTACTGGCTGCTGGCGACGACCGCGATTCATTGCTGGTCAGCGATCCCAACGGCAAGATCAACGGCGATGGTTTGGTTTCGCCCACCTTCCGCCGATTGCTGAAGCCGCTGTTTGCAAGCGAGCCTTAA
- a CDS encoding sigma-54-dependent transcriptional regulator produces the protein MPKILVIDDDRAILLLATKALEPFAEVTTALTGEEGLEQVKSKSFDVVLLDIQLPDRSGMAIYCEIRAHDRRLPVIFMTADAGSQTTIEAMQLGAFDYIAKPLAVEPLQKLVNKAIEQRKMSSVAVAIAADDKLPDDSSELFIGKSQPMLEVFKSIGRVSKQDVPVLIRGESGTGKELVARALYQYSHRDQGPFLAVNCAALPDNLLESELFGHEKGAFTGAETRRIGKFEQCNGGTLFLDEIGDMAASVQAKVLRVLQEQRFERVGGNKELQTDVRIIAATNRPLEKMVEEGEYREDLLYRLNGVTIDLPPLRQRSSDIPLLVQHFLTQAKHDLNKPDLEGIAPETLSLLNAYRWPGNVRQLRAVIRRCVLDCVMPVIVPDVLPKELTAPSDSNEPAAAEETSGEAATEKADDSGVCGSKLPELVERLLRDKSTDVYAQTIEYLERFVILRVLQETGGNQSQAAEILGITRGKLRDRVITYGIQLYRDVSAN, from the coding sequence ATGCCAAAAATTCTGGTCATTGACGATGATCGAGCCATCCTGTTGTTGGCCACCAAAGCGCTCGAGCCGTTTGCCGAAGTGACCACAGCGCTTACGGGCGAGGAAGGCCTCGAACAGGTCAAGTCGAAGTCGTTTGATGTGGTGCTGTTGGACATCCAATTGCCCGACCGCAGCGGGATGGCGATCTATTGTGAGATCCGCGCTCACGACCGTCGCTTGCCGGTGATTTTTATGACCGCCGATGCGGGCAGTCAAACGACGATCGAAGCGATGCAGTTGGGAGCGTTCGATTACATCGCCAAACCGTTGGCTGTGGAACCTCTGCAAAAATTGGTCAATAAAGCGATCGAGCAACGCAAGATGAGTAGCGTTGCGGTGGCGATTGCTGCCGACGATAAACTGCCCGATGATTCGAGCGAGTTGTTCATCGGTAAGAGCCAACCGATGTTGGAAGTTTTCAAGTCGATCGGTCGGGTTAGCAAGCAGGATGTTCCCGTTCTGATCCGTGGCGAGAGTGGTACCGGTAAGGAACTGGTCGCCCGCGCCCTCTATCAATACAGTCATCGCGATCAGGGGCCGTTCCTGGCGGTCAATTGTGCAGCGCTCCCCGACAACTTGCTGGAAAGCGAATTGTTCGGCCACGAAAAAGGTGCCTTCACCGGCGCCGAAACGCGTCGCATCGGCAAGTTCGAACAATGCAACGGCGGCACGCTGTTCCTCGATGAGATCGGCGATATGGCGGCGTCGGTACAAGCTAAAGTTTTGCGAGTTCTGCAAGAGCAGCGGTTTGAACGCGTCGGCGGCAACAAAGAATTGCAAACCGATGTGCGGATCATCGCCGCCACGAATCGCCCGTTGGAGAAGATGGTCGAAGAGGGAGAATATCGCGAGGATCTTCTGTATCGGCTCAACGGCGTCACGATCGATCTGCCGCCGCTGCGTCAACGGTCGAGTGATATCCCGTTGTTGGTGCAGCATTTTCTGACCCAGGCGAAGCACGATCTGAACAAGCCCGATCTCGAGGGGATCGCTCCGGAGACGCTCAGCCTTCTGAACGCCTATCGTTGGCCTGGCAACGTCCGCCAGTTGCGAGCGGTAATCCGGCGCTGCGTGCTCGATTGCGTGATGCCAGTGATCGTACCCGACGTGTTGCCGAAAGAACTGACGGCGCCAAGCGATTCCAATGAACCGGCGGCTGCTGAAGAAACTTCCGGCGAAGCGGCGACGGAGAAAGCGGATGACTCAGGCGTCTGCGGATCGAAGTTGCCGGAGTTGGTCGAACGACTGTTGCGGGACAAGTCGACCGACGTCTACGCTCAGACGATCGAGTATCTGGAACGCTTTGTGATTTTGCGAGTCTTGCAGGAGACGGGCGGGAATCAGAGCCAAGCGGCTGAGATTCTTGGCATCACGCGCGGCAAGCTTCGCGACCGCGTGATCACTTATGGAATTCAACTCTATCGCGACGTGTCGGCGAACTAA
- a CDS encoding PA2169 family four-helix-bundle protein yields MSLETKTNLNESTVTKLQKLIRANIDAYDGFRESAEEIDDITLANLFREVANERSALATELQNYVQWNGAEAEEDGSVAASVHRSWINVRSKINGGDPYVILIEAERGEDHIKHAYEDVLKETAGSAMNDVLTAQYAIVKAGHDKIRDLRDSYKNR; encoded by the coding sequence ATGAGTCTTGAAACGAAGACGAACCTCAACGAATCGACAGTCACCAAACTTCAAAAATTGATCCGTGCCAACATCGACGCCTACGACGGCTTTCGCGAATCGGCCGAAGAGATCGACGATATCACCTTGGCGAACCTGTTCCGCGAAGTCGCCAACGAACGGTCGGCACTGGCCACCGAACTGCAGAACTACGTCCAGTGGAACGGGGCCGAAGCGGAAGAGGACGGATCGGTCGCGGCGAGCGTTCACCGCAGCTGGATCAACGTCCGCAGCAAGATCAATGGCGGCGATCCCTACGTGATCCTGATCGAAGCGGAGCGTGGCGAGGACCACATCAAACACGCTTACGAAGACGTCTTGAAAGAGACAGCTGGCAGCGCGATGAACGATGTCCTGACGGCGCAATACGCGATCGTTAAAGCGGGACACGACAAGATCCGCGATCTCCGCGACAGCTACAAAAATCGCTAG